In the genome of Marinobacter sp. ANT_B65, one region contains:
- a CDS encoding M23 family metallopeptidase, with protein MLKMFPKIHITIAAAATIVVTAALLMSPSSDVEANRMSYSIDLEQGNASEIISNATPQEPAATGERIITVAASQADAIPKTENPAKNEAKPRIAWQTFDIKPGDTLSSLFKKAGFNDGIMLSVIHGEGEADKLQHLYAGETIRFATDSQGELVAIELQRSLLESLKIVKQDGSFEGETKMREPQSRPAFASGTIDGSLYLAAREAGLNDRLTMELAGIFGWDIDFVYDVRKGDQFEVVYEELYLDGEKFSTGRILSARFINRGKENIALRYTDSKGNTDYYTPDGKSMRKAFLRTPINARVSSAFNLQRRHPVLDVVRPHEGTDYAAPPGTPIKAAGNGRVQFAGWKGGYGRTVILKHGDNITTLYAHMSRIGKNMKNGLRVKQGDTLGYVGSSGMVTGPHLHYEFRVNGSPRNSRTVKLPDAQPVPASELARFKKITGQQVAQFEAFRSNYQHLALASED; from the coding sequence GTGCTGAAAATGTTCCCCAAAATCCATATTACTATTGCCGCTGCTGCAACCATTGTAGTGACCGCCGCTCTGTTGATGAGCCCCAGCTCAGATGTTGAGGCAAACCGGATGTCCTACTCTATAGACCTGGAGCAGGGAAACGCATCGGAGATCATCTCGAATGCAACGCCGCAAGAACCCGCTGCAACTGGAGAGCGAATTATTACCGTTGCCGCCAGCCAGGCAGACGCTATCCCGAAAACGGAGAACCCGGCTAAGAATGAGGCAAAACCACGCATAGCATGGCAAACATTCGACATAAAGCCTGGCGACACCCTGTCTTCCCTCTTCAAAAAAGCCGGCTTCAATGATGGGATCATGCTCTCCGTTATCCATGGCGAGGGCGAAGCCGATAAACTGCAACACCTTTACGCAGGAGAAACAATCCGGTTTGCCACGGACAGCCAGGGCGAGCTTGTTGCTATCGAGCTCCAGCGCAGTTTGTTGGAATCATTAAAGATAGTGAAGCAGGACGGGTCGTTTGAAGGCGAAACGAAAATGCGTGAGCCTCAGTCCAGACCTGCATTTGCTTCAGGTACAATTGATGGTTCGCTTTATCTCGCTGCCCGCGAAGCTGGACTTAACGATCGCCTGACGATGGAGCTTGCCGGGATTTTCGGTTGGGATATCGATTTTGTCTACGACGTCCGCAAAGGCGATCAGTTTGAAGTGGTCTATGAAGAGTTATACCTGGACGGGGAAAAGTTCAGTACTGGCCGTATCCTGTCAGCCCGCTTTATAAACCGCGGCAAGGAAAACATCGCTCTTCGTTATACCGACAGCAAGGGCAACACTGATTACTACACCCCGGACGGAAAAAGTATGCGCAAAGCTTTCTTGCGCACACCTATAAACGCCAGGGTATCTTCAGCATTTAACCTTCAGCGCCGCCACCCTGTGCTTGATGTTGTTCGCCCTCACGAAGGTACGGACTATGCCGCCCCCCCAGGCACCCCAATCAAAGCTGCAGGTAATGGGCGGGTGCAGTTTGCTGGCTGGAAAGGCGGGTATGGCCGCACAGTCATCCTGAAGCACGGCGATAATATAACAACCCTCTATGCGCACATGAGCCGAATAGGCAAGAACATGAAAAACGGGTTGCGCGTCAAACAAGGCGACACCCTCGGCTATGTTGGCTCGTCCGGCATGGTCACCGGCCCTCACCTGCACTATGAGTTCCGGGTCAACGGCTCTCCACGCAACTCCAGAACTGTGAAGCTCCCGGACGCCCAGCCTGTTCCGGCATCTGAACTGGCACGGTTCAAGAAGATTACCGGGCAGCAAGTTGCACAGTTTGAAGCATTCAGAAGCAACTATCAGCACCTTGCTTTGGCCTCGGAAGACTAA
- the tyrS gene encoding tyrosine--tRNA ligase: protein MASIDEVLAIIKRGADELIPEGDLIAKLKEGRPLRIKAGFDPTAPDLHLGHTVLINKLRQFQDLGHEVIFLIGDFTGKIGDPSGKSATRPPLTDEQVAQNAVTYKEQVFKILDREKTRVVFNSEWMGKMTAADMIRLAGQYTVARMLERDDFTKRYSSEQPIAIHEFLYPLIQGYDSVALEADVELGGTDQKFNLLMGRILQKHYGQRPQAVLTMPILEGLDGVQKMSKSLGNYIGVNDSPGEMYTKLLSVPDELLWRYFELLSFRPLAEVDEFRGAVNAGANPQDYKKLLAEEIIARFHDEDAAKTAHKSAGNRVALGEIPENVPLVEVSLDGQSEVLMASVLRLAGLVKNGAAARDVLGRGAVFVDGQKFEGDRAFVEGDSCVIQAGKKKIARILIIA from the coding sequence ATGGCATCTATTGATGAAGTCCTGGCTATTATCAAGCGAGGCGCAGACGAGCTGATTCCGGAAGGCGATCTGATAGCAAAACTGAAGGAAGGTCGTCCTCTCCGGATTAAGGCGGGTTTCGATCCGACTGCTCCCGACCTCCATCTTGGGCACACTGTTCTCATTAACAAGTTGCGTCAGTTTCAGGATCTTGGTCATGAGGTGATTTTTCTGATCGGCGATTTTACCGGGAAAATCGGTGATCCCTCTGGTAAGAGTGCTACCCGGCCGCCGCTGACGGATGAGCAGGTGGCGCAGAATGCGGTTACCTATAAAGAGCAGGTCTTCAAGATTCTGGACCGAGAAAAAACGCGGGTTGTTTTCAATTCTGAATGGATGGGGAAAATGACAGCGGCGGACATGATTCGTCTGGCCGGTCAGTATACGGTCGCAAGGATGCTGGAGCGGGATGACTTTACTAAACGGTACAGCTCCGAACAGCCGATTGCTATTCATGAGTTTCTGTATCCTTTGATACAGGGTTACGACTCAGTGGCGCTGGAGGCTGATGTTGAGTTGGGGGGTACAGACCAGAAGTTCAATCTTCTGATGGGGCGTATTCTGCAGAAGCATTATGGTCAGCGCCCTCAGGCGGTGCTCACGATGCCGATCCTTGAGGGTTTGGATGGCGTACAGAAGATGTCCAAATCTTTGGGTAACTATATTGGTGTCAATGATTCCCCTGGTGAAATGTATACCAAGCTCCTGTCTGTGCCAGATGAATTGTTGTGGCGTTATTTTGAGCTATTGAGCTTCCGTCCCCTTGCAGAGGTAGATGAGTTCAGGGGCGCGGTGAATGCCGGAGCTAACCCTCAGGATTATAAAAAGCTTTTGGCAGAGGAGATCATCGCCCGGTTTCATGATGAGGATGCTGCGAAAACGGCTCATAAGTCTGCGGGCAATCGGGTTGCGCTCGGAGAGATTCCGGAGAATGTTCCATTGGTTGAGGTTTCGCTGGATGGTCAGTCAGAGGTTTTGATGGCCTCGGTGTTGCGGCTTGCAGGTCTTGTTAAGAATGGAGCAGCAGCGAGAGATGTTCTCGGGCGGGGTGCTGTTTTCGTGGATGGCCAGAAGTTTGAGGGCGATCGCGCGTTTGTAGAGGGTGATAGTTGCGTAATCCAGGCCGGGAAGAAGAAAATAGCCCGTATTCTGATCATTGCGTAA